AGAACGGCTACGAGATGATGATCGCGAATGCTTGCTTCTTGATCTTGACCTCGAACGTGAGCGAGACCGTGACCTTGATTGCGATTTTGACCGTGAATAAGACCTGGAGTGGgatctaaaatatatattatattaaaatcacgaTTATATTGAAACTGCCTACAATTTCGGATTTTATTGCTTTTCTCTATCAAGtacatgtatttatttatgtcaatagtatcaaattttctactttttctatGAATGTAGCGTAGTATAtcttatacaaaatttcaagagATTTATGGAATAATTGGGCTTGCAAAAATTGCGACAAGTACCCAGGAAAACTATCATAGTTTACTTCATACtctgataaaagtaaaaattacagaaatattaatatactacTATAGTTTGTAAAATGgatcttcatattttataatattttctgtcttttcttttgcttAAATGtcaatatataagtatatatatattatattaataaaattaatttaaattgctaaatattacaaataaaatgctatattaattttaaaaccaattatatctattttgttccattattattttagttatgTACCGTCTTTAATAGCTGTTTGTAGTAGAAAGTTGTAGAGTACGTAATAGCAATACCAGAAAGAAGAGAACAGATGAGTACTTATAGAGATGAAATCATATAGATATGTCAGGTATATGGACGAAGAGTGGCTAGATGAGATGACTCACAGTTTATCTTTTAGTGACCATTAgatctattataataatttggcAAAGATAATAAGACGAAGGAAGAATATCAGAGATACCAGTAGTGCTGATGCGCAAAAACTTTCAGTCTAAGGTGATCTCAGTGGTCGTTAGAAGTATCGCAGTATGCAGAACTAGCCACTCCATCGGCCGTGTTTTCCTCTTTTGCTTGTAGTATGCAGAAAGAAACCAGAGAAATGTGGATATTCTATGCTGTAACTACGTAGTATCACAAAGTGAACCCAAGGCGAATCTGATGAGAATCTCAGTAGCAACACGTTTCTCTTACGTATGCCTGTTCAGCGGGGTCTGCTATAAAAATGTcaatattatatcgatattgtTCTTGATAATGAAAGCACTTTGGTATAGTAtgtaaaattctaatatacaaaattatttcgtattttatttgttacatagaccaaacataaaaaaaataatttcttttaattaatatatattaaagtttatcttctaatataaatattctattataaaatgtaacttactaaacattaaaatatattaaaaaaccCAAAccttatataaaattcattattacaaattactttcattgtacatttaagcatatatttgttaaatcaaATTCTGCATATATTTCTTGCTTACTTGTCTAATGGTTTTTTGCATGCCATAAAGTTTATATGAAGTGAATATGTTCTATACTTACCTTTTCTTACGAGTATTTCTATGTCGTTGACAATTTCTAGCATAGTGACCTCTTTCACCACATTCGTAACACCTATCTTCAGGATGAAATAGTTTGCCTACACCTCTTCTGAAATAACTTCTATCTCTTAATCTTCTCCCATTAGATGCTTCCACACGAGCTCGTCTTCCACATATAGTTCTCCCATCAAGTCCTCTTATTGCATCTTCTGCATCTCTAGCATCTTCAAATTCCACAAAAGCAAATCCAGGTGGGTTTCTAGCTACCCACACATTCCTTAAAGATCCATAATAAGAGAAAGCATCTTCCAATTCTCGTCTTGTTGCACCATTTCCTAAGTTTCCTACATAGACTTTACAATCTGAAGGGTATCTTGGcatctgaaaaatatattttaataatttaatactgaatatatataaacaatttccTTTATTGTTTActtaataatgtattttagacaattaatgaatttaatttgtatgcTTTAATGATTTAACTACGACTGtaatatctattaataatattaaaaagtattaaaagtcATAGCAGTCCTAAAGACTCAGACATTtgtaaacaatatattatttctttctacggaatatttaatttctttaaaaaataaagtataacataTTCAACAAAATTATACCTTGTTCAttgttgattaatttattgagCACGaacatacaacgatataatatacaaaattttcaatttttcatattgaagaaaaaaattgcatgTCAAGCGCgtcaattttttacatttagtATTTCGCTGAAATGTAAGGGTTGATTAAAGTCtggtttctatttaaaaatatagatgtaaacgatgaaaaatatggaactaactgatataattacatatttctgttataatttaaatataatatagatataacttccttttttctgttgtttttcaaacaaataaaacagatATTGAAAAGACTTAACATTTcccaattaaattatttcacgtaTGTACAATGTTAATAgcacaatattttaatgatttcgATTTTACTATTGGTAGAACTGAAATCGATTCAGACCACGATTTAGCCGAACTTCACGATACTGTACTATTGTAGTGTACTGTACGaattatacataattgaaattatatataattcacgTGTTGACGAAACGTTAGGAAATGTGATTACGAACTTTATGTGttgtaacaaatatacatttataaaataataattttaaattgaaattttggtactggttaaaaattatttagtataGTTAAAAATGGCAGTTAGAAAAGCACGTTGTATACGTGAACCGATGCAAAAGTCTATACAACATGTGAAACATATATCTTCAAAGcaaatgaatgaaaaagataaaaaagcaATTGTTATTGcacaagaaattaaatttgctcGATTACTCTCATGTAACGATAAAGTAACTCGAGATAGAGtactaaaaaatttaaaaaggtGGTTAATAGTTCGTTCGCAAAGTACTCTTGGTAAGATTTGTAttcttgttaattaaaattccaaatagtTCTGATTTTTgtttatctaaatttatttatctaaattttgtttatctatttattcgttatattattagGAAAAGATATACTTTCTATGTTTTTTCTCAGCACTTACAAGGGCGGATTTTATGCGATTATGGAaaggtttattttattatatgtggATGTCAGACAAACCTTTGATTCAAGAAGAACTAGCAGAATCTCTtagtaaaattgtacattgtttaaaaaataatgaggTAGTATTACTCTATACAGAATGTGTTTTAAGAACATTAGGTATTGAATGGTTTGGTATAGATCAATATAGATTAGATAAATTTTGCATGGTAAGTATTAATATGATacctttttatataatatatttatatatacactcCTCGTCAAAAAGATAACCTAGGTGTggtatctttaatttctcaatgacgcgTGTAAAGTCTTTTGTATGTAACGTATGATATCAAAACATTATGAGCTCAGAATATGCGGTTGgttgaaactaattaaaaatattatgaggtttagtgtgtaacaaaaaaattgttttattttaagaacaaAATGATAACACACTCTGTTAATATGTTTAGAAATTGCTCAGTAGTTCATGATCTATCAACGGGTATAGATTACAGtacaatgttatataaatttgtaagtatAGGAtgtggaaaaaaattaaacgagtcttaaaaaaaaagcaaattctTGAACTAAAACAGCAACAGTTATCAgtagcaaaaatatcgaacgtaATAAGAAGAAGTCGTAAAGTAATACACAATTTCTTAAGAAATGTTGAAGATTATAgcaaaaagagaaatgtaGTGTTAGTGTTTCAAGTGTTCGTTGAATTCTACCATCCTGCAAAAATATCAAGAggctaaaattgaaaaagaaactttcgttAACAATGAAACACAAAGTAGAATGTTTAAGctttgcaaaagaaagaatgcattggaaaaagaaatggagaagAGTACTATTTTCAGACAAAAAAGATTCAACTCGGATGGTCCTGATGGgttccaatattattttcatgacaTAAGAAAAGAGACAATGTCAGCAATTCGACGACAAATGGGAGGAGGCAGTGTTGGGCCGACATCGGTTGTTTCGGCAAAACAAGTATCAAGTTCATCAATGAGAGAATGAATAGTGTctgatacataaatttaatcaaagaataaataaataatcatgcaGAATGCATTTCTGGACCTGATTACATCTTTCAACAAGATAATGCATCTGTACACATATCAAGATTGTTAcaatcatattttaatgaaaataatatatctattttgcCATGGCCTGCATGCTCCCTGGAccttaatattattgaaaattgctgGGCAGAACTTGTTCACGGCGTATACACGAATGAAAAGCAGTATCAACAAGTACAAGAATTAAGAAATGCAATTATACGTGAATGGGATAcgttaaatcaaaattatatccaGAAACTATATAAATCGATACCAAATCATATAatagaagtaataaaaaataaaggggGATATgccattattaaataagtatatatgtttgataagtaattattgttagttacaatttatgttgattattattttcttattgtagATGTGTTATCATTttgttcttaaaataaaacaattttttttgttactcactaaacctcataatatttttaattattttcaatgaacCGCATATTCTGAGCTcataatgttttgatattataagTTACAGACGAACAACTTTACACacgtcattgagaaattaaagatagcaCCTGggttatttttttaacgaggggtgtattaaatttttttattaataagtatGTATTTACAGCTAGCCCGAAGAATAATTCGACAGACTTTCCAGAAATGTAAAGAGAATTTATGGGATATTGAAtggataaaagatatttctaaaatatttgaaaagttatTAGTTGATCCAAGAATATGTCTTGGTTTTACTATGCatataacagaaatatatCTAGAAGAACTTGCAAAagtatgttattttatattaaatattgatttattgttaattgattaacaagtttaatttttatagatcAGTGACGGAAATATACCAGAAAATGTTGTTACAGAATTTATTAAaccatttatttcatattttatacttatggATGATGAAAGACAAATTAAACATGTAATGAGacatatttttagatatctGATTTTTCAATCAGATATTGGTATGGAttatatggaaaaatttaaagCTTGGAGAAGTGtgaatattaatgttttttattatcttaaaacttatatgaaataatttgtctATAACTTATACTGacaataatatgtattattgttTCTATATAGGCTGGTTTTCCTGCTGGTTCTATTGATGCTATGGAAAAAATAGAACTGTCAGATgaagaagataataatattaccaGAGACGTAGAAATTTATcttgaaaaacaaataaaatataatacagagAAACCACTAGATCCTAGAGCTGGTAGAATAGATGTTGAATTGCCACAAATACCTTTTAATCCAAGACAGATAGCTGATTTGttaaataagtataaatttcattccttATCAACAACAAAATCACGTAGACAATTACGTCGTCTTATTAAAGAGTATGTATTGTGTGATTAtcaattaaagaatatattaaagacATTAGTAACAAACtaataaattgtttgaaatatctttgtaGGTTTATAGAATTATCAGATGGTAAAATGCCATTAGGcattaaagaaataagaattccaaaaatgcaaaagaaaaatacagatataAAGTCAGCTGCAGTAcgtcttttaaaatttgaGCAGGAATTATATTCGGATACGCTACGAAAAGGGcgcaaaaggaaaaagaataagCAGTTAATACAAGATGAAAGTGATAAATTTAGTgaagaaaaatcagaaaatattaacgatgaaactaatcgtgaaaataatactgtagaaatgaataatgatgaaactattaaaaaaaaaagaaaaacgaagcaTAAATTAGACTTTactgataatttaataaatacaaattcgcAAATattagatgaaaataatttgagtttgaagaaaagaaaatttaagacAAAAGAAAATCAGAATATTTGTAAAGCAGATGCAAAAGAtagtaattgtaaattaagaaataatttttcattattaattgaagatattgatgaaaataagaaaataaaattaaaaaagaacgagaatataatttccaaaaCACTAAACATTGACAAacaagtaaaaagaaaaaagtcaaCAAAATCAAAAGTTACTGGTAAATGGAATGCTTCTGATAATATAGAACCATCCACTCTTTTGATGGATAATAACAGCACAAAGTCATGTatggaaattaatgaaaattcagtTACAAGTAACCATGAGCAAAAAGATAATGTATATAGTAAACAACCAACTTGGTTGGTAcctatattaacaaaattggagaataaaaaaaatgtaagtcTTATGGCATTtacttgttatattattattattattatttattttagttcgtgcctctcggctttggacgaactttcgatttttacaacacattattgcacttagcatattcttacctctaatctaaaactaatgcttACAATCTATTGCACCTTATGcttacaaactattgcaacttatgcctacacactattgccactttggtctttttgcctccttgctgtgctaccttcctgtcattccaccccgtcttgtattgcctttgcccttcttttctctattattgcttttaagtccattagtccttccccagtcccattcaatattttttccatgtccTTTGCCCtttctgttatttcacattcttctattacatgtctcaggtcctcttcttcccttccacataatctgcaccttttttctccctcctctttccaatgttctttcactttggtctcgtttccacacctgaatctggctataattttcctgtccttccacttcatcctcccttccaagtactttggcatctcatctttggttatgttcctgtagtatctgttgtatttggattcccttatccttttcctcctctcttctgtttctctcttccttctttcttctgcaatTTGGTCTCCTGTCCAACTTTCTTGCTCCCCTCCTGCTTCCCTCTGTGTCCCTCCGTTTCTCACCTATtctagttccttctttctctttcttactcttttcccttcctggccatttccccagtttctctctctttcctttatgcactcttttaccagctccttttccgattctaGAGTTCTTTCCTCATACCTTGCTGctctttttaatgcttttaccttgatttcctctatcttgcactcttctgtcagtatgtagtttggtgttgtcctgtctaaacctaagatccattTTATGTACTCTCTTTTTATCCTATCCAGCgtttcttccatgttccaacCCCATACCTCTGCTCCAAACAGCGCCATGCTCTCTACTAATGCTTCAAAcatcttcattctcctcttgtagtcctgtttgaatattctttctcccacgctccatgttttcttcattgctaTCGTCGCTCTCCTTTTCCTGTCTTGTATGTGCTTCTCATCGCTGCCGTTTTTCTGTAGTATGTACCCTAGGTATCTTATCTCTTCCACTTTTTCTAGTTTTTGTTCTGCCCAATTCCATCTTCTTTGTCTCcttttgttccttcttttttcaaatactactatttttgttttttctgtGCTTAGCTCCAATTCTgcttcttttagaaattttttgaatttccttAGCATCTCCTTTAGCTGCTCTTCCCTATCCGCCATCAACACAATATCATCTGTGTACGTCAGTGACCATACCTTTCTTCCTCCTATCGCTATGCCCCTGGCTTGTCCTTTCCTTAGTTCATCTTCCAGCCCTGTCGCGTAGATGTTAAATAATGTCGGGCTCAGCGGGCCATTTacttgttatatatttttgtatttttattatttttcattaaatacgTACGTATCTACTTTAAAATggcaattaaattttcaaacttacTGTCTTTTTTTATACTGTTTGAAACTATTATCATATGATTattgacatatatatataaatttctttattatgtaGGAAACACCAATAagcttaaaaagaaaacatgaAATAAGTACTACTACAAGTTCTAAAAAACGAGTGAAAATTGCTCTTCACTGTAATACAGCTCAACATACATCtgaatatatttcacaaattcGGAAAAGTCCAGCTATACCATTTGATGCAAACAAGAAACCATTAGCAGGTGTACTAAAAGCAAGTCCTATACCAAGTCCAATTAATccattttatagaaaaaatatataaaatgtttattaaatgaataaatgaagtaataattatttgttaataaaacaaataacactacgattttttcaaataaattattcttattaattattatttttcatgtattaTGATGGttcttacatattttttggaaaattcataACGCGGAAATAACAATTAACATACGGGAAATACAGAATATGGGAATACAGAGTTATCTACTTAACTCGTAACCCGTGTTTGCGATATATAAGATGGCAAGTGTCATGTACGTTTACTGTCAGTAAACTGCTATTTACTCGCATTTAACTTCTGATCATGGGcataaaactataaataagATTGACGTAACATCATTGATAattatgtatacgtatacttGACGCTCATCTTAATTATCTCTGCCAAAACCATTGGAGTGATTAAACACATTGACGTCCAACCATCGGGATCACGGATACTCGTGTGTTCGGGACGGTCCGGAAAAAATCGGATGATCTCGTGCGGTGACACATGATATAcgaatactatattttttatgcataGTAGTCTACGGTGCGTGTGACCTTGcacttgtaaaaaaattattgcaatcataactacgtattttaattataaacttataaacaattaagagaaaaattttcatataataatataaacttaaatgtatttattgcatttacatttattttcataatactatactaaAGTTTCATACATActtacatttacataataataaagtttcatatata
This DNA window, taken from Bombus pyrosoma isolate SC7728 linkage group LG6, ASM1482585v1, whole genome shotgun sequence, encodes the following:
- the LOC122568060 gene encoding serine/arginine-rich splicing factor 7-like isoform X1, coding for MNKMPRYPSDCKVYVGNLGNGATRRELEDAFSYYGSLRNVWVARNPPGFAFVEFEDARDAEDAIRGLDGRTICGRRARVEASNGRRLRDRSYFRRGVGKLFHPEDRCYECGERGHYARNCQRHRNTRKKRSHSRSYSRSKSQSRSRSRSRSRSRSRSKHSRSSSRSRSHSRSDYTKEKLCNKRRSDSRDHSPPNPNLFLDITTNKTMYILYLICV
- the LOC122568060 gene encoding serine/arginine-rich splicing factor 7-like isoform X3, yielding MNKMPRYPSDCKVYVGNLGNGATRRELEDAFSYYGSLRNVWVARNPPGFAFVEFEDARDAEDAIRGLDGRTICGRRARVEASNGRRLRDRSYFRRGVGKLFHPEDRCYECGERGHYARNCQRHRNTRKKRPR
- the LOC122568060 gene encoding serine/arginine-rich splicing factor 7-like isoform X2; translation: MNKMPRYPSDCKVYVGNLGNGATRRELEDAFSYYGSLRNVWVARNPPGFAFVEFEDARDAEDAIRGLDGRTICGRRARVEASNGRRLRDRSYFRRGVGKLFHPEDRCYECGERGHYARNCQRHRNTRKKSRPR
- the LOC122568054 gene encoding ribosomal RNA processing protein 1 homolog isoform X1 produces the protein MAVRKARCIREPMQKSIQHVKHISSKQMNEKDKKAIVIAQEIKFARLLSCNDKVTRDRVLKNLKRWLIVRSQSTLALTRADFMRLWKGLFYYMWMSDKPLIQEELAESLSKIVHCLKNNEVVLLYTECVLRTLGIEWFGIDQYRLDKFCMLARRIIRQTFQKCKENLWDIEWIKDISKIFEKLLVDPRICLGFTMHITEIYLEELAKISDGNIPENVVTEFIKPFISYFILMDDERQIKHVMRHIFRYLIFQSDIGMDYMEKFKAWRSAGFPAGSIDAMEKIELSDEEDNNITRDVEIYLEKQIKYNTEKPLDPRAGRIDVELPQIPFNPRQIADLLNKYKFHSLSTTKSRRQLRRLIKEFIELSDGKMPLGIKEIRIPKMQKKNTDIKSAAVRLLKFEQELYSDTLRKGRKRKKNKQLIQDESDKFSEEKSENINDETNRENNTVEMNNDETIKKKRKTKHKLDFTDNLINTNSQILDENNLSLKKRKFKTKENQNICKADAKDSNCKLRNNFSLLIEDIDENKKIKLKKNENIISKTLNIDKQVKRKKSTKSKVTGKWNASDNIEPSTLLMDNNSTKSCMEINENSVTSNHEQKDNVYSKQPTWLVPILTKLENKKNETPISLKRKHEISTTTSSKKRVKIALHCNTAQHTSEYISQIRKSPAIPFDANKKPLAGVLKASPIPSPINPFYRKNI
- the LOC122568054 gene encoding ribosomal RNA processing protein 1 homolog isoform X2, which encodes MAVRKARCIREPMQKSIQHVKHISSKQMNEKDKKAIVIAQEIKFARLLSCNDKVTRDRVLKNLKRWLIVRSQSTLALTRADFMRLWKGLFYYMWMSDKPLIQEELAESLSKIVHCLKNNELARRIIRQTFQKCKENLWDIEWIKDISKIFEKLLVDPRICLGFTMHITEIYLEELAKISDGNIPENVVTEFIKPFISYFILMDDERQIKHVMRHIFRYLIFQSDIGMDYMEKFKAWRSAGFPAGSIDAMEKIELSDEEDNNITRDVEIYLEKQIKYNTEKPLDPRAGRIDVELPQIPFNPRQIADLLNKYKFHSLSTTKSRRQLRRLIKEFIELSDGKMPLGIKEIRIPKMQKKNTDIKSAAVRLLKFEQELYSDTLRKGRKRKKNKQLIQDESDKFSEEKSENINDETNRENNTVEMNNDETIKKKRKTKHKLDFTDNLINTNSQILDENNLSLKKRKFKTKENQNICKADAKDSNCKLRNNFSLLIEDIDENKKIKLKKNENIISKTLNIDKQVKRKKSTKSKVTGKWNASDNIEPSTLLMDNNSTKSCMEINENSVTSNHEQKDNVYSKQPTWLVPILTKLENKKNETPISLKRKHEISTTTSSKKRVKIALHCNTAQHTSEYISQIRKSPAIPFDANKKPLAGVLKASPIPSPINPFYRKNI
- the LOC122568054 gene encoding ribosomal RNA processing protein 1 homolog isoform X3, giving the protein MRLWKGLFYYMWMSDKPLIQEELAESLSKIVHCLKNNEVVLLYTECVLRTLGIEWFGIDQYRLDKFCMLARRIIRQTFQKCKENLWDIEWIKDISKIFEKLLVDPRICLGFTMHITEIYLEELAKISDGNIPENVVTEFIKPFISYFILMDDERQIKHVMRHIFRYLIFQSDIGMDYMEKFKAWRSAGFPAGSIDAMEKIELSDEEDNNITRDVEIYLEKQIKYNTEKPLDPRAGRIDVELPQIPFNPRQIADLLNKYKFHSLSTTKSRRQLRRLIKEFIELSDGKMPLGIKEIRIPKMQKKNTDIKSAAVRLLKFEQELYSDTLRKGRKRKKNKQLIQDESDKFSEEKSENINDETNRENNTVEMNNDETIKKKRKTKHKLDFTDNLINTNSQILDENNLSLKKRKFKTKENQNICKADAKDSNCKLRNNFSLLIEDIDENKKIKLKKNENIISKTLNIDKQVKRKKSTKSKVTGKWNASDNIEPSTLLMDNNSTKSCMEINENSVTSNHEQKDNVYSKQPTWLVPILTKLENKKNETPISLKRKHEISTTTSSKKRVKIALHCNTAQHTSEYISQIRKSPAIPFDANKKPLAGVLKASPIPSPINPFYRKNI
- the LOC122568058 gene encoding uncharacterized protein LOC122568058 isoform X1 → MRVNSSLLTVNVHDTCHLIYRKHGLRGLEDELRKGQARGIAIGGRKVWSLTYTDDIVLMADREEQLKEMLRKFKKFLKEAELELSTEKTKIVVFEKRRNKRRQRRWNWAEQKLEKVEEIRYLGYILQKNGSDEKHIQDRKRRATIAMKKTWSVGERIFKQDYKRRMKMFEALVESMALFGAEVWGWNMEETLDRIKREYIKWILGLDRTTPNYILTEECKIEEIKVKALKRAARYEERTLESEKELVKECIKERERNWGNGQEGKRVRKRKKELE
- the LOC122568058 gene encoding uncharacterized protein LOC122568058 isoform X3, with the translated sequence MADREEQLKEMLRKFKKFLKEAELELSTEKTKIVVFEKRRNKRRQRRWNWAEQKLEKVEEIRYLGYILQKNGSDEKHIQDRKRRATIAMKKTWSVGERIFKQDYKRRMKMFEALVESMALFGAEVWGWNMEETLDRIKREYIKWILGLDRTTPNYILTEECKIEEIKVKALKRAARYEERTLESEKELVKECIKERERNWGNGQEGKRVRKRKKELE
- the LOC122568058 gene encoding uncharacterized protein LOC122568058 isoform X2 → MIIVSNSIKKDRLEDELRKGQARGIAIGGRKVWSLTYTDDIVLMADREEQLKEMLRKFKKFLKEAELELSTEKTKIVVFEKRRNKRRQRRWNWAEQKLEKVEEIRYLGYILQKNGSDEKHIQDRKRRATIAMKKTWSVGERIFKQDYKRRMKMFEALVESMALFGAEVWGWNMEETLDRIKREYIKWILGLDRTTPNYILTEECKIEEIKVKALKRAARYEERTLESEKELVKECIKERERNWGNGQEGKRVRKRKKELE